From one Solanum lycopersicum chromosome 12, SLM_r2.1 genomic stretch:
- the LOC138340340 gene encoding uncharacterized protein, translating to MILLELKGAVNNQIVEVFSQRGDGILHYQGRLCVPDVGELRQHILAEAHNSRYSIHPGDTKMYRDLREVYWWDGTKRDIIEDFVSKFPNYQHVKVQYQKQGGSWDDHLSLIEIAYNNSYHLSIQMDPYEALYGRRCRSPACWFEVDEAA from the exons ATgatcttgcttgaactaaaAGGTGCAGTCAACAATCAGatagtggaggttttctcccaaagGGGAGATGGTATACTTcactaccaaggtagattgtgtgttcctgatgtgggagagttgagacaacatattcttgcagaagctcataactcgaggtattctattcatccaggtgacactaagatgtaccgcgatctgcgggaagtctattggtgggatggaaCGAAGAGGGATATTATAgaagactttgtgagtaagttccCCAATTACCAGCATGTCAAGGTACAATATCAAAAACAAGGAG gtagttgggatgatcacctttcTCTTATTGAgattgcctataataatagctaccatttaAGCATTCAGATGgacccttatgaggctttatatgggcgtagatgtagatctcctgcttgttggtttgaagtagatgAAGCAGCTTGA